From the Ignavibacteriales bacterium genome, the window GACGGTGGAAATAGCTGGGAATCTACGAATATAGGATATTCCACTCCTTATCAGGTATATATGACCGCTACTAATAGAGCTTTCATATGCGGTTCCATACAATCTGTCTATCAATACCAGGAAACTGTGACCGGAAACGGCATTAATTTTACAAACAACGTTCCTGATAAATACTTCCTCGATCAGAACTATCCAAATCCATTCAATCCAAGCACAACGATAAAGTTTGGATTGCCAAAGGAAGGAACCGTATCACTCAGGATCTATGATATAGCTGGTAGGGAAGTATCAAATATTATCAACAATCAAAGAATGAATGCAGGAATAGTTTCCTATAATTTTAATGGAAGCGCTCTTGCATCAGGCGTATATTTCTATACTCTTGTAGTTGATAATAATTTAATTGCTACCAAGAAAATGGTTCTTGTTAAGTAAGATTTATTGTAAAAGTTAAAGTAATACTTTAATATATTTTTCCGAGTGCCTTGGACTATGTTCAGGGCACTCTTTATTGAGCTATAACTTGATTATTTATTTGTTGAATATATCATTTATTATCAGTATATTAAAATACTCAACTCGAAATTTCTACACTAATAGCTCTTAATTTCCATTGTTGTATTTATGTTGATTATGAGAGGTTTTGACTGTTATGCTACCGTCCTTGCATGTGGGATAAAAGCATTTATGGTTAACTAGGATAGCTGGTTCAAATTTCATTTGGACCTCCTTAACAAACAAAGCGTCCTGAATGTGCGGCAGGACGCTTTCTTTTTGCTAAAAAAAGGCGGGGTTTAACCCGCCTGGTTTGAAAATATGTCAGACATTGAAAATGAGCTCTAATTCATTCCCATTTTGCCTTTGCCATATTTCCTCCTCAAATTATTTCTCATGTTATTTTCGATCTGTGTATACTTATCGTATTGATCGGAATTAAGGATAGATTTCATACTATTGTTCAGATCGGTTCGTCGCTTATCGGATGCATCTCTGAACGCATCCCTGTCACCGCTGTACTTTTCGAAATCTTCGTCCCTCTGCTGTTCATGAGAAAGCAATGTGCTATAGACCTTATTATACTGATCATCACTCAGATTTAGCTGGTCATTGAGATAATCTGCCATATAGCCGGCTCTATCTCCGCATTTTCCTGAGTACTTATAGTTATCATTATTCGGCTGGGAAAGTCCTGCTATTGCCGTAAACGCGACTATAAAAAATATTAATATGATCTTCGTTTTCATATCTTCTCCTATTAAATTTCTTCCCTAATTATAATCTATATACTGGTAGATTAATTTGGTATGATTTATATCACAAACAGAATTGAAAATTTTTACTATATTAGTATACAGTGTAAAACTAAATTCTCAACTGTGGTCATAGGAGTTCCCCGGGAAATAACTGAAAATGAGAACAGAGTTGCTCTGGCTCCTGATACCGTGTCCAAGCTTGTTAAGCTGGGATTCAAAATTTTGATGGAAAAAGATGCCGGTATAAATGCTGGGTTTAGTGATCAGGCATATACGACCGCAGGAGCAGAGATATCACCCGATACCAAATCACTTTATAACTCATCCGACATTATTTTAAAGGTTCAAAAACCCACTCCCGACGAATTGAAGTCAATGAAAAAGGGGACTTACCTTATTTCTTATTTCTTCCCGTTGATAAATACCGACCTTGTAAAAACCGCCGCTGATGCCGGGATAAACGTCATGGCAATGGATGCCGTTCCGAGAATTACCCGTGCGCAATCGATGGATGTTCTAAGCTCCCAGGCTAATCTTGCCGGGTATAAAAGCGTGCTCATGTGCGCTAACGAACTTGGTAAAATATTCCCCCTTATGATGACTGCCGCCGGTACAATAACACCCGCCAAGGTTGTAATAATGGGTGCTGGTGTTGCGGGTTTACAAGCGCTTGGTACTGCAAAAAGGCTAGGAGCTGTTGTCGAAGTTTCAGATATCCGGCCTGCCGTTAAAGAGGAAGTGCAGAGCCTCGGAGGAAAATTCATCGAAGTAGAAACAACTGAAGATATGCAGGATGAAGGAGGATATGCAAAGGAAGTATCGGAAGAATTTCTCAAAAAGCAAAAGGATCTTATATTCAAACATATTACTGAAGCCGACATTGTGATCACTACTGCCCTTGTTCCGGGTAAAAAGGCGCCTGTCCTTGTTACAGAAGAGATGGTAAAAAATATGAAACCGGGCTCTGTAATACTCGATATGGCGGTAGAATTTGGTGGCAATTGCGAGCTTAGTGAACTGAACAAGACTGTTACTAAACATGGTGTGAAAATAATAGGTGAACCCAATATCCCATCTCTCGTTCCAAAGGATGCAAGTGAGGTTTATTCTAAGAATCTACTCAATCTGTTAAAACTTATATCGAAAGAAGGTGAGCTTGCTATTGATGACGAGGATGAGATAGTTAAAGGAATCTTGATTGTAAAAGACGGCAATATTCTTAACAATAAATAAAGATTATGGAAAATCTCGGTTTATTAATGATGATATATGTTTTTGTGCTGGCTATATTCATTGGGTTTGAGCTTATATCCAAGGTTCCGCCAACACTTCATACACCACTCATGTCAGGCTCAAATGCTATATCCGGGATAACGATCATCGGTTCGCTCCTTAGTGCAGGTGCCGAAGAGTTTACACTAAGTACAATACTTGGACTTATCGCTATAATCTTTGCTATGATTAATGTTGTCGGTGGTTATATGGTTACCGATAGGATGCTCAAAATGTTTAAAAGGAAAGACAGTAAATAAATGAAGGAATTTCTCGAAATAGCGCCTTATATATTTTATCTCGTTGCTTCGGTACTGTTTATTATCGGGATAAAGATGCTCGGGTCTCCAAAGACCGCGAGAAAAGGAAATATGTATTCGGCAATAGGTATGCTTATCGCTATTGTAGTGACCCTTATTGATCAACGTATCCTTACATTTGAATGGATAATAATTGGAATTGTTGTTGGTTCACTAATTGGAGCAGTTCTTGCTATCAAAGTACAGATGACAGCAATGCCCCAGATGGTAGGACTGCTTAACGGATTTGGAGGCGGTGCTTCCGCGCTTGTTGCATTTTCTGAATATTTCAAAAGCGATGGTTACAATGATGTTCAGACATCTGTATCGGTCGTTCTTAGTATTCTTATTGGTGCGGTTACATTTAGCGGGTCATTGATCGCATTCGGAAAACTGCAGGGCATTGTTACAGGGCGAAGCGTGAAATTCCCGATGCAAAATGCCGTGAATGTTGTATTGATATTATTCGTATTATTCCTGGGTGTTCTGGCTGTAATAGATCCGACTACCTCACTTTATTACGAAATCATTGTAGTTGTTTCTCTTATACTGGGTGTATTGCTCGTTATGCCAATAGGTGGTGCTGATATGCCCGTTGTAATATCACTATTGAATTCATACTCGGGTATCGCTGCGTCTATGACCGGATTTGTATTAGGAAATAACATGCTGATAATTGCCGGTGCATTGGTTGGAGCTTCAGGTATAATCCTAACAGACATTATGTGTAAAGGCATGAACCGCTCTCTGATGAATGTGCTTCTCGGAGGTTGGGATACAGCCGCAACTCTTGCCGCGGATCAGGCCGGTCAGAAAGAGGTTACCATTAAGTCGGTAGATGTTGAAGAAGCCGCTTTGATATTTGACGCCGCAAGCAAAGTAGTTATCATTCCCGGTTATGGAATGGCTGTTGCGCAGGCTCAGCATGCTGTAAAGGAATTGATGAACGTTCTCCAGAGCAGGGGAATCGATGTAAAGTTTGCTATTCACCCTGTGGCGGGAAGAATGCCCGGTCACATGAATGTCCTTCTGGCTGAAGCTGACGTACCGTACGATCGTCTCTATGCTCTCGAAGATATTAATGACGACTTTTCTAATACGGATGTTTGCCTTATAATCGGAGCCAATGACGTAGTAAATCCCGCAGCAAGAAACAATCCTGCCAGCCCGATATATGGAATGCCGATATTAAACGCGGATTTTGCAAAAACAGTGATAATTAACAAAAGATCTATGGCTGCAGGTTACGCAGGTATAGATAATGAATTATTTGGTTACCCGAACGCTCTTATGTACTTCGGTGATGCCAAAGATGCCATGACAAAACTCGCCAACGAACTCAAAAATATGTAACCCTGATGGAGGAGATTCCATTAATCCCTGTAGATTCGACAAGTATAAAAGCTATCGGCTATGATGTAATAAATGGAATTCTTAGGGTAAGATTTGTTAATGATAATGTTTATGATTACTTAGAAGTCCCGCCGGATATTTTTGATGAATTTATGAATTCACCTTCAAAGGGCACATACCTGAATACAAAGATTAAAGACGCCTACCGCTTTGAAAAAGTAGATTGATATTACATCTCAGTCTCTAAAACTTCCTCTACCCATTTATCCCATTCAGAATTGAAGTGTGTAAGTGCTGTCTGAATTTCTGTGTCAGACATGCCCGAATGAGTAATTGAGTTTAATGCCAGCTTCTTCATCTGAGCCAGATCAAGATTCCATGCCATATATGCAGACCAGAAATCATAGCTCAGCCCGGTATAATCAAAGATCTGCGGATCATCTGAACTTATAGTCACAGGAATGCCTCTTTTGATGTATTCTCCGGCGGGATGCATACGGAGATTATCAGTGTAGCCAAGTATCTGATTACTGAGAGGACTGATCTCCAGTGCAATACCTTTTTGCTTTATTATGTCAAATAAAATAGGGAAGCGGAAAAGATTTATCCCATGTCCTATCCTTTTTGTACCTAATAAAACTGCGTCATAGAGATTATCGTTATCCGGAAGTGTGCTTTCACCATTATGGAAATAAAACGGAAGATCGATGTCATAAACCTCTTCGAGTGAATCTTTCAAAAGCATTTCCTCTATAAAATACAGTGTAGGATTCCCTGCATCCTCCTCACCAACTAGGTCGAACCCTATTACAAGATCAGGATATCTTTTACGAAGTTTAATTGTTTCTTCCATATAATTTAATACATCAGGCTTATCCCAACCCCTATAACCACTTCTTATGATTTTCAGAGTAAATTCCGGATGATCCTTTCTCACCGAATCCAGAATACTTTTGTATATTTCGATAACTTCCTCAGGGGTATATTTTTTCCCGTTTAGATCATACACTCCTCCTAAAAACGTTCTTATTTCGATGTGTTGTACGTTATCGGCAATGAGAGAATCTATCATTACTTTATTGTCTTCGAGGAAAACAGGATAATATTCTAAAAGACCGCCTTGTCTTGTAAATATTTCCTCAAATCTTACCCATATATCACCATTCTTAAAATCTGATTCATTAAGAAAGAGCAATTCACGCAAATGGTGGTCAAAGTTTGGATCCTTTTTGCGAAGATCGGCAACAAGTTCATATCCCTCAGGTTGTGTTCCCGGGTTATAAAATCTTAGCGTACCATATACTACTTCATATCCCTCTGTCTCACCGGTGTACATATAGAGGTTTTCCATATGGCTCGCTTTATTTATAATCCAGTCAGGACTTCCAATTGCTCCGGCGTGACAATGAAGAAGACCTCCCTTTGGCATACTTCTAAGGATTCCCAGGATCTTGCTCGAATCTATCATATTTCTGTAATTGTAAAAATAATGGGCAGGAGGGAACTTAAAGCCGGCGTTTTTTATAAACTCCGCACGTAGACTTGCCAACAGTGAATCTACCTTAACCTCTTCTTGTGAGAGTTCTATTTCGGAGCCTAAACGAATTGCATTATCTTGGGCAATGACACGGTTCCTTTCTCTGTGATATTCGTTTACCTTTGAGGTATCTTGCGGATAAGATAACCCTGTGAAAACTAATGCAAAGCAGGAAGACAACAAAAGAAGTACTTTCATTCTGTGGATTGCTTGAAGCAAATAGATTTGAGAATTTCTCCCTATTTTATAAGGACCATTTTCTTTGTCTCAGTAAATGAACCTTTCGAACTTTCAGCAATAATTCGGTAGAAATAAATACCTGAAGCGTATTTGCTTCCGCTGAATATTGCGCTCGAACTTCCTTGATCTATATATCCCTCTACAAGTGTCTCTATCTCACGTCCGGTAATATCGAAGACCTTTAATGATACATATGACCTTGACGGCACCGTAAATCTGATCTGGGTAACAGGATTAAACGGATTTGGATAATTCTGCTGAAGGCTATAGGTATAAGGCAATGATCCGTTCGGCTCGATACCTACATAGTTTGACAATCCTATTCGGGCTTCGGTTTCTACTTCAGCCAGTCCAGGTAGGTCTAAATTATTGACCGTACCTGTATAATCTTTTACAACGACCTTTATCTTATTTATGGTTGGCCAATCTGGGAAATTTAACTTCAAACCATCCGTTGTCAGTGGACCTGTTGAAGGAACATGCTCCACTAATATCGAATCGAAGTCGTACATAAATACTTCACAATCATTGACCTGAATGTTTGTATTTGTTCCGGGGTTAGGTAATATGTTATATAACTTGAGTGATTTTACATCTATATGCAGATCCCACTTTAACTCAACGTACTGTCCCGGCACGTTACTTCCGGCGATCCAGTTAACTTTTAGATCATTATTTCTTGCCTTTCTGTCGACTACGCCATCCCCGGTATAGTCTATACTATTTTGTGAATGGTAACTGCTCTGCGTTGTAGTAGCAGATGTAGATACGTTTGTAAACTCACCTAGAGTATTATTTATGGGTACATCTATCAACGTATGCCCGGCATGACATCCTACGCATTTTGTACCGGAGCCATCGATTCCGAAGTTCATACCTGTAACGTGAGCCGGATTACCTTCCCGGTTTACTAACACATTCCCCACACTGTCTGTGATCTGCTCAAACATGGAAACATTGGACGGAATATCACCCTGTATAACAGCTCCATCATACTGTATTAGATGATCCCTAAATAGTATTGGTGGATCTTGCCCGTTCTCGTCTGTTCTTTGGAATTGAAGGAAGAACCTTATCCTGGCATTCTTCGTAATCGGAGGAGCATTTTCGATTGGAGCATCTACTGGTGCATTAGCAAATATATTGAGACAATCAAATCTGAATAAACCTCCCTGGTAAAAAGTTGATGGGTTTGATGTCGGTGGTACATTATTAACATCATACGCTCTTAAATACTCAACTATCGGTGGAATAGGCTTAAAAACTATAGGCTCTGCATTTAACTCCATTGTGCCGGGAAAATCTAGTACAGGAGTCAAACCCGAACCATCGGGATTACATGTGTAAATCCCATAATCAAGTGCCTCAACTGAAGTTGCATACGAAAAAAGTATCTTGCCATTTGGTAATTCAACTGGATCCGTAGCGTAGGGAGGCATCATAGTATTATATGATGGAGGTGTAGTACTGTATAATGGAGTAGTAGTATCAACTCCAATCACATTTTTGAAGGGGGATAGTCCTAACTCATAAGAGCGGATTCCATTACTCCCGCCTGTTGTTGTCATCGTTATATCTGGCGAGTATACTCCAATAATATCTCCGTTATGCATTATACGGGGTCTATATAGAAACATCGAACGTCGTGTTCGTGGGTCACCTGAATAATAATTAAGTGCATCTCCATCTGGTTTGACAAATACCGGTTGCCAAATATTGGCAATATCCGAACCTGGTAAAGCAAGTGAATCTACCCTCGTAATGCCTCCTGGAACTAAATTACTGGGACGGTCGATATTTAACCACCATCTTGAATATACAATTGTTCCGGTAAGTGGATCGACCGTTGGCTTTTCCGCACCGTTTCTTTCAGTAGTCATTCGATAAAGCGCGGTATCCTGATAAACTATAAATAAGTTCGTAGCATTAAATCCTTTTTCTGAAAGCTGAGGATATCGTGTTGATGCAAATACAATGTTATTGTCAGGAGTATAAACTGGATCTATGTCATCATATTTCTCAAACTTATATGCTGAGGAACCAAATTGGGAAAGGTTGATCGCTCTATCTGTAAAAGTAATCTTCTTAAAACCTGTTCCATCGGTTCTAATCTCATAAATTCTCCAACTACTATCTGGATGTTCCACTCCTGCAAAAACAATTTTTTGTCCGGTCCAATGGACACATGGCTGTTGAACATCGTAAATTTTAATACCATTAAAATTCATCAAAGAGTCTACGAGAGTAACAATCGTTCCATTCGCATCTAACCTTAATAATCTACCGCCAACCTTTGCAAACCTTGAATGTGGTCCCATACCGGGAAGCAGCCCTGCAGAGGGAAAATTAATATTACCGCCATCCCTATGGTTACGGGATACGAATACTAATGGATAATCAAACGAATTAGTAATACATATTCCTGATTCCGTATAAATAAATGAAAAAACTATACTAAAGAGTAATAAAGCACCGTAAAATTTTATTTTCATTGTAGATTAAAATTAAATCTAGAACTAATTTACCAATTCTGTAAACAACAAAAGCGCAAATAAAATTTAGAAAAGTTTTATTTCAAGGCAAAAAATGAATTTGTTTGTTGTATTTTACAGGTATTTATAATAATTTATAGAATATATTAATCAACTAACAGACACAAAATGAAAAAATTTATATTAGCTTTGTTTAGCGTCCTGTTTATTCTTGGTGCAAAAAATACTTTTGCACAGGGCTTCAACAGCGTTACATCGCCGGATGGTATATTTGTTATTGCTGTCGGTGACGGGGGACTGCTATTCAGATCAAGCGATGGGGGAAACACATTCGCTCAGCTAACTTTTGGATCCGATGATTATAAAGCTATTACTTCGTATGGTGATAATGTATGGTTCTGCGGTGCTAATGGAAAAATATTTTCGTCATCTAAAGTAGTTACATCTGTAACCCCAACATCTGCGGGTTCATCTACTTTAATGGGAATCGATTTTGTTGACAATAACGTTGGATTTTCTTGTGGAGTTGGAGGTGCTGTATACAAAACTACGGACGGTGGAACAACATGGAATCCTAGTAACACTGGTATTCCTGTAGTTGACTTGAATGCAATCAGTTTTAAAGATGCCTCCAATGGTGTTGTTGTTGGGAAAAATAGCGTTGTATATACAACAACAAATGGTGGATCTTCATGGTCAGCTTCAGTTGTAAGTACTTCTGGTGACTTGCTAGCTGTAGAATATTATAGTGACGGTTATGTAATTACCGGTGTCAACGGAACAATAATCTTAAAACCTACCGCATCTGCATATCAATATGTTATCTCCAAAACTGATTCGGATATCAGGGGTCTTAGTGGAACTTCTATTAATAATACTAAAGTAGTCGGTGGTGGTGGTTTTATAAGAGGAAATAATGGCAGTCCTGGCTTTTTAAAGTTCGAACCGAATCCAATGCTCGCTAACCTAGTTGATATTCATTATGCTAATGCAGATATGGGTTTTGCTGTTAGTAGCTTGAACAAAGCAATAATTAGAACAACAAATGGAGGCACCTCCTGGCAGTTTGCACAGGGAGTAAATGTTTCATATAGCTGGCAGTCAAGATCAGGTCCCACTGGTAATTTTCTTGGGATGAATCTGACAAGACATCCATTTAACAAGCATTCCTTTTTTGTTGTATTTAGCAATAGAGTTTATGTTAGCCGTGATGACGGTGAAACATGGTCTCAAACAGCTACAATTTCACCATCTGGTGGTACTCCTCATACATTCCTAATAAGTGAAGCTGATACAAATGTTTGGTTAAATGCCAGAACAGGAAGCCCCGACATGGTTGTTAGAAGTACTGATCACGGCACTACCTGGAACACAGTGATTTCAATGAATTTTACTAGTTATGGTGAACCTCTTGAACACGATCAATCTGACGGAAATGTATGGTATTTTGCCCCAGACAATGGAGGTTATTACAAATCCACAAATAATGGTGCGAACTTTAATTTGATTAGTTCTTATCCGTTCAGAAGCCCTTGCGACCTTTTGGTTGATTGGGTTGATCCAAATGTTCAATTTGTTGCTGATGGTGTAACCGGAAGTGGTGTTGCTGATATCTTTCGCTCAACAAATGGTGGTGTTAATTGGACTAAAGTATTCACAAACCCTTCAAGTAGTGAAATTCCATCATTATCAAATACAGTGTTCGATCCAAACTTGATGAGAGCAACTAACTGGTCAGGTAGTAATATTTATAAAACCACAAACAATGGAGTTAACTGGGCACTAGATCATACTAATCCATTCAACGGGTGGGGATCAAACTTTTGTGCTGAAGATCCAACTGTGTATATGTCTGGAAGCTGGTCTGGTGCGGCATGTAGTATGACTCTCGACGGAGGTCAGTCATGGGTTTCTACTTCAGGACTTAGTGGTTCTGGTGGATTCATGTTGTTATCGGACAGAGGCACCATACTTGCCCAGGCTGGCAGTACACTTTATAAGTTTAGACCACAATACACAGTAACCACTGCTGTCCACGAGATAGTATTAAATAGTGGTATTCCTCAGGAATATGATTTAAAACAAAACTATCCAAATCCGTTTAACCCTTCAACAAAGATCAGTTATGACATCCCTAAACAAGGTAATGTTAAGCTTGTTATTTTTGATCAGCTTGGAAGACAAGTTGCGGAATTAGTTAATACAGTAAAAAGCGCAGGCTCATATGAAGTCGAATTCAACGGCTCAAACCTTGCCTCCGGTGTTTACTTCTACAAATTAGAAGTCCCCGGTCAGACATTTACTAAGAAAATGATACTGGTCAAGTAGTATAGATAATATACACTAACTTTTTTATATTAAACTGTCCGCAATTTCGCGGGCAGTTTTTTTTATAAATAGATGACAATGATTAGAAATATTTTTTTTATTGTGCTGATGGCATTCACTTTACCCCTATACTCGCAAAATAAGGACGAGATGATAATAAAGGGGTTAGATTACATGTATCATATGCGCCTTGACAGTGCAAAGATTGAATATGATAGAGTCATTTCTTTAAATCCAAAGAATCCTGAAGGATATTTTTTCCTGGTTTTACTGCAATGGTGGAAGATAAACATCAATAAAGAAGATCTCAGCAATGATGAAAATTTCTTTAGAGCTGTTGATAAAGTTATTGATATTGCTGATAATGTCTTGGATAATAACTCGGATGATGATAATGCTATGTTCTATAAAGGTGGTGCTATAGGATATAGAGGACTCGTACATGCATTGCGTGAGAATTGGCTTAAAGCTGCCGAAGATGGACGTCGGTCTTTAAATTTATTTGAGGAAGCATCTAAAATTAATCCTTCCAACAAAGATGTTATGTTTGGAAATGGGGTATATAACTATTTTGCCGAATATATTCCTGATCGATACCCTTTTCTTAAACCACTCTTAATTTTGTTTCCTTCCGGCGATAAAAATAAAGGATTGCTTCAGATCAAAGAAACTGCAATGAATTCTAAATTTGGTAAAGTTGAAGCTAAATTTATTTTAAGTTACTTATACCTTAAGTATGAAAAGAATTTTGTCGAGGCAGAAATTTATTCAAAGGATCTATCCGATAATTATCCTGAAAATCCTCAGTTTGCGCGATACTTATACAATAGCTATGTTGGGGAAGGAAAGTTTAACGAAGCCATCGAGGGGTGGCAAAAAGTACTTCAATTTGCGTCTGAAGGAAAATTTGGGTTCAATACACCGGTTTTATTAAGAGAAGCTAATTATTATCTCGGTTTTTCTTATATGTATACTGGTAATAACGAAGAGGCTAAAAAGTACTTGCTCAAATCTGAGGAATTGTCCTCTCAGATCGACAAAGATGCGACTATGATCAAAGCATTTACACTCCTTTGGCTGGGTGTTGTAAATGGACGGTTAGGGGATAAATCGAAAGCCAGGGAATACTTCGATAAAGTACTGGAAATGGATAATTTCGGTGATTCCCATGACCAGGCTGAGAAATATAAAGCAAGGCTGTAATGACTATTTTCATTAATAAATTATTATTATATTTGTAGTTCGTAATTTAAAATAAAGTGAGGTAAACAAAAATTGATTAAAGTTATTGTTCAGGATGGTGAATCCATCGATAAGGCTTTAAAAAGGTTTAAAAAGAAATATGAGAAAGCCGGGATTCTAAAAGAATTCAGGAGAAGGAAAGAGTATGTTAAGCCGTCGGTGTTGAAAAAGATGCAAAAAGAACGTACTGTAAGAAAGAAGAGAAGAATTCTGGAAGAAGAAAACAATTAATTTTTCATATTATACATATTTTAAACCCACTACTCAAACATAGGTGGGTTTTTATGTTTATTGAGCAGATATGGAAGAAGTTAAAGATAAAGTGATGACTAAGTTTATTTCTGCCGATCTGATTGGGCAGAGAGTTAAGGAAATTGCAGATGAAATCAGTATAGTTTATAAGGATAAAAGTCCGATTTTAATAGGTGTTCTAAATGGTTCTTTCGTTTTTCTTTCGGATCTTATTAGAAATTTAAGTATTGATTGCGAGATTGATTTTTTAAAGCTGTCCAGCTACGGAAATGAGAAGATCTCATCCGGAAATGTTACAGTTCTTAAAGAATTAAATTGCAACCCGGAAGAACGGAATATCGTAATTGTTGAGGATATTATAGACACAGGGGCTACACTTGATTATTTACATAAAATAATAAATAGTTATAAACCTGCTTCTGTAAAGTTCGCGACATTGCTCTACAAAAAAGAAAAATGCAAATCCACTCTCGATGTTGATTTTATTGGATTTGAAATTGAAGATAAATTTTGTGTTGGCTATGGTATGGATTATGCACAAAAATACAGGAATTTAAAAGATATTTATGTGTTATAGCCAATTAAAGAAAGGATATTTGTATGGATCAGGAAAATAATAACAAACAACAGAACAACAATAATA encodes:
- the hpt gene encoding hypoxanthine phosphoribosyltransferase; this translates as MEEVKDKVMTKFISADLIGQRVKEIADEISIVYKDKSPILIGVLNGSFVFLSDLIRNLSIDCEIDFLKLSSYGNEKISSGNVTVLKELNCNPEERNIVIVEDIIDTGATLDYLHKIINSYKPASVKFATLLYKKEKCKSTLDVDFIGFEIEDKFCVGYGMDYAQKYRNLKDIYVL